One Candidatus Omnitrophota bacterium genomic window carries:
- the tyrS gene encoding tyrosine--tRNA ligase: MLPAQEQLNIIKRGADEVIEPGELKEKLSRGKPLVIKAGFDPSAPDLHLGHTVLLRKLKHFQELGHDVHFLIGDFTGRIGDPSGKSKTRKQLTEEEVKENAKTYKKQIFKILDKEKTKVVFNSEWCSKLGAAGMFDLASRYTVARMLERDDFSKRYAAREPISIIEFLYPLLQGYDSVHMKADVELGGTDQKFNLLVGRDLQRNFGQEPQVILTMPILEGLYGGDKMSKSLNNYVGIDEAPEEMFGKLMSISDELMWKYYELLTDIDVMEVKGRVEKGELHPKKAKSDLAVSIITEYWGQDKAEGARTHFETVFAKKELPDNIEETVISGSDIIICDAVSNCFKISKSEARRKIEEGAVSLDGDKITDIAYNINLDNKIGKILKLGKRRFMKLIGK; the protein is encoded by the coding sequence ATGTTACCCGCACAAGAACAGCTTAATATAATTAAAAGAGGAGCCGACGAGGTCATCGAGCCGGGTGAACTCAAGGAGAAGCTCTCTCGCGGAAAACCGCTCGTAATAAAGGCGGGATTCGATCCTTCGGCGCCCGATCTTCATCTCGGGCACACCGTTCTTCTCCGCAAGCTCAAACATTTCCAGGAACTCGGTCATGACGTGCATTTCCTTATAGGAGATTTTACCGGCCGCATCGGCGACCCTTCAGGCAAGTCCAAGACGCGTAAACAGCTTACCGAGGAAGAGGTAAAAGAGAACGCCAAGACATATAAAAAACAGATATTCAAGATACTCGACAAGGAAAAGACCAAGGTCGTGTTCAACTCCGAATGGTGTTCCAAGCTGGGAGCCGCGGGCATGTTCGACCTGGCCTCGAGGTATACCGTGGCCCGTATGCTGGAGCGGGATGACTTCTCCAAAAGATACGCTGCCCGCGAGCCTATAAGTATCATAGAGTTCCTTTACCCGCTTCTCCAGGGGTATGATTCGGTGCATATGAAGGCAGATGTGGAGCTCGGGGGCACTGACCAGAAGTTCAACCTTCTGGTCGGGAGGGACCTTCAGCGCAACTTTGGGCAGGAACCCCAGGTCATACTTACCATGCCTATACTTGAAGGGCTGTATGGCGGGGACAAGATGTCCAAGTCCCTTAACAATTACGTAGGCATAGACGAGGCGCCGGAAGAGATGTTCGGCAAGCTTATGAGCATATCCGACGAGCTTATGTGGAAATACTACGAACTCCTTACGGATATTGATGTTATGGAAGTAAAAGGCAGGGTGGAAAAGGGCGAGCTCCACCCCAAAAAGGCTAAATCCGACCTGGCGGTAAGCATAATAACGGAGTACTGGGGCCAGGATAAGGCCGAAGGAGCGAGGACGCATTTCGAGACCGTGTTCGCTAAAAAGGAACTACCGGACAACATAGAAGAAACAGTCATAAGTGGTTCTGATATAATAATTTGTGATGCTGTAAGTAACTGTTTCAAGATCTCCAAGAGCGAGGCCAGACGCAAGATAGAGGAAGGTGCCGTCTCCCTGGACGGTGACAAGATAACTGATATCGCATATAACATCAATCTGGACAACAAGATAGGTAAAATACTAAAGCTTGGTAAGCGCAGGTTCATGAAGCTTATCGGCAAGTAA
- the manA gene encoding mannose-6-phosphate isomerase, class I encodes MQGAAAYFYLERNGENPIAGAVSRVEDRYEWDAHLDAREQARSGSPAVRSYIDRPVPLKIHCEVMDYAWGDPKFIPALIRVDNTEGKPYAELWIGAHPKAPARANVHEIETNLYELIGGAADEILGEEAARIFHSRLPYLFKVLTASTALSIQAHPNKQQAEEGWARENGQGPNYKDDNHKPEIICAVTRFWALNGFRPAGDIMDDFEALGVPALSVDLGRFKTAVRDAGSNEDAVRAALRDFYSAIMGKVAALKKAEAGDNVEAAADAQGEIADVVRHVVGVSRTRLSHELGTRVVDDIDTIFAAAREQGKEIDLRRELWTLRLNDLYPDDMGVLSTYLLNLVRLEPGEAMYLSAGELHAYLGKLDPASEDEGMGMELMANSDNVLRGGLTPKHVDVPELLKTLTFNSGEPRILTPRERARAERVYETPAPEFELSVIDVNMERIFSSRLEHSADALIVLDGRVEVHDANGFMLIAEQGETFLMPASSGRYTIRPVTNTAKLYKASIPQSTITEAGDKRGTEEKALSVEDKRAVWTAVDNVTSDKLRVVLPQSVVLTGDVKKTIAAAQQKHDGKIEVVRVRAEDLVAELASGEKGVKRIIVADTELAAAVDSLVNTDENAALLRDVRLVRMNMPSTFISDDYKTTYQSRMLMIALIARVIDEGQQDSRTLKDLLGRLLEGTFTGVDIDVEDFVNALAVTEDENTPIQAVRERVGYFLSEIRAISLVNELVRDFSMIREFWIYA; translated from the coding sequence ATGCAGGGTGCCGCGGCATATTTTTATCTGGAACGAAATGGAGAGAACCCGATAGCCGGCGCGGTCAGCCGTGTAGAGGATAGGTACGAGTGGGACGCACATCTGGATGCTCGCGAACAGGCCCGTAGCGGGTCGCCGGCAGTAAGATCGTATATTGACCGGCCTGTACCTCTTAAGATACATTGCGAAGTGATGGATTATGCCTGGGGGGACCCGAAGTTCATTCCGGCCCTCATACGCGTGGACAATACCGAAGGGAAACCTTACGCGGAACTCTGGATAGGCGCGCATCCCAAAGCTCCGGCCAGGGCGAACGTGCACGAGATAGAGACCAACCTCTATGAGCTTATTGGCGGCGCCGCGGACGAGATATTGGGTGAAGAGGCCGCTAGGATATTCCACTCGCGCCTGCCGTATCTCTTCAAGGTGCTTACGGCGTCTACCGCGCTTTCCATACAGGCGCATCCCAACAAACAGCAGGCGGAAGAGGGCTGGGCAAGGGAGAACGGCCAGGGCCCGAACTACAAGGACGACAACCATAAGCCCGAGATCATATGCGCGGTGACGAGGTTCTGGGCCCTTAACGGATTCAGGCCGGCCGGTGATATCATGGACGATTTTGAGGCGCTGGGAGTGCCCGCGTTATCCGTTGATCTTGGACGCTTTAAGACGGCGGTCCGTGATGCCGGAAGTAACGAGGATGCCGTAAGGGCCGCGCTCAGGGATTTCTATTCGGCCATAATGGGTAAGGTGGCGGCACTCAAAAAAGCCGAGGCCGGCGATAACGTGGAAGCCGCCGCGGACGCCCAGGGAGAGATAGCCGACGTCGTCAGGCACGTCGTGGGTGTGAGCCGTACGCGGCTTTCCCATGAACTCGGAACACGGGTCGTGGACGATATCGATACCATATTTGCCGCGGCCAGGGAGCAGGGCAAGGAGATAGACCTCCGGCGGGAACTCTGGACGCTCAGGCTCAATGACCTGTACCCGGACGACATGGGGGTACTGTCGACGTACCTATTGAACCTCGTGAGGCTGGAACCGGGCGAGGCCATGTACTTATCGGCGGGAGAGCTTCACGCGTACCTGGGAAAACTCGATCCCGCGTCGGAGGACGAAGGCATGGGTATGGAACTCATGGCCAATTCCGATAACGTGCTTCGCGGAGGGCTTACCCCGAAACATGTGGATGTCCCGGAGCTTCTGAAGACGCTTACTTTCAATTCGGGCGAGCCGCGTATATTGACGCCCCGGGAAAGGGCGAGGGCGGAACGCGTATACGAAACGCCCGCGCCGGAGTTCGAGTTAAGTGTAATAGACGTGAATATGGAAAGGATATTCTCAAGCCGGCTCGAACACTCAGCCGACGCCCTCATAGTGCTTGACGGCAGGGTGGAGGTCCATGACGCGAACGGGTTCATGCTTATAGCTGAACAGGGCGAAACATTCCTGATGCCCGCTTCAAGCGGGCGCTATACAATAAGGCCGGTCACTAATACCGCGAAACTTTACAAGGCGAGCATACCGCAGAGCACGATCACGGAAGCCGGGGATAAAAGGGGGACGGAGGAAAAAGCGCTAAGCGTCGAGGATAAGAGGGCGGTATGGACCGCGGTGGATAATGTAACGTCGGATAAGCTCAGGGTAGTGCTTCCGCAGTCGGTGGTGCTTACGGGCGACGTTAAGAAGACCATAGCGGCGGCCCAGCAAAAACATGACGGCAAGATAGAGGTAGTAAGGGTGAGGGCGGAAGACCTCGTAGCAGAACTTGCGTCCGGGGAAAAAGGAGTGAAACGAATTATCGTGGCGGACACTGAACTTGCGGCCGCGGTAGATTCACTTGTCAATACCGATGAGAACGCGGCCCTTTTGCGGGATGTCAGGCTTGTGCGCATGAACATGCCGTCGACGTTCATCAGTGATGACTACAAGACCACATACCAGTCGCGTATGCTCATGATAGCGCTTATCGCGCGTGTGATAGACGAGGGACAGCAGGACAGTAGGACGCTTAAGGACCTTCTGGGACGCCTGCTGGAAGGCACTTTCACCGGGGTCGATATCGACGTGGAGGATTTCGTGAACGCCCTTGCCGTGACAGAGGACGAGAATACGCCTATCCAGGCGGTACGCGAAAGGGTAGGATATTTCCTTTCGGAGATAAGGGCGATAAGCCTTGTGAACGAACTTGTAAGGGATTTCTCGATGATAAGGGAATTTTGGATCTACGCGTAA
- a CDS encoding ATP-binding protein, with translation MFRKITATFLTFVFTLTGVLPGGTAYGISVWSGAQRVSVRRDMLSMALEHTRVVYADDDEKRALLEANASQAILLSHGKVLVSADLEGDELGLLRALIHEEIESLMQVLARKDRNRYSGIKELVFKYVPPTPANVAKYFPAHRAGFSRERYLNHVVARVFELILLERGGVMKRTEMKPTEKELINSLEKVIDANKHSYFTGVFWDQYLREIRIRAEIANGITFYQAAGEPGADWPQLPYYFRRLDDGDLLEKIATIQEVDHNLSWERLGGAGNKVLEKIFDVYRTSDEKRLKAACIELLAKWDGGTSEAVRDELIKVTGDPMSPSICRSRAIYGLLLYYDNGGVTRMDDRLLGNIKRAVASGEREVAFSAISFITDLAFKYPMENGPQRAFALSVLTGDPVFIKDLNAAMRSDNLIVREHARKLAFFLGQISIFNLTDRELGMIMFIYPRISEAVIEEIRQNAPWEERSIDEKVERSHDSVQAQSMIETLRNIAASRANQGSMLSDEDMERMNDHLSSRGKYIAPRDLLAKFFDHGKRVVCVGDHSNSNDMHKLVVDVVGLVEVSGVTHVAVPLPQGAEGTLDDLLRGRITAREFGRRLNWSFSLEGEEDVEGAEVIRDMLAPLLGLVTFVLYDNVSDSGILELAMDRKVSRINNVLSEDRRNKIILLTDKFEVSKQRLSSSDGNADYTLVSELLHALGEDVVAAVLEMTEESLGTDQVFSVNNLAEFYSRFLAGVSTAFETTDPAVADIMGKVVFLEDYDHNTLANSLDGIIIRTDRGEDDDEKGDDEGGPSEAITPDLFDETGSPYAPWSYDPSPGVSGPFAIAKGSPATLLRELAGAGVFAPDKRTRKEILDGVTTPRGGNNSESSVDNELRALKTAGILLGNGTDGYYLAERFRDIDVEEFLARNPGLNKASPSEDDIMHAWADARLGVCFEDMERMNASDRKIIMTVKTMMSEGRRVTVNGVGRESGVSKRTVYNRIERNPDIALLIDVSRGLEPASGQYVKVMAALDIISVGEDGLDNKRIAELAGVSPSYLSELKRRYPDLATRINGMLEPEWMKGMGDVAEVTRFKKRGQFSDKESDYLRTMSDKLVEEMMARDADMPRDKAVKLAGIAMSALIRYDTRSLESLSARSIITPTDVAAISGLKSFNAGHFAGTVMEMLDGYDGLGITSDMQERLLTHFYTAEEVSELIGEFDELPDWVVMAACTSNPLRPRTFLKWVLAEKARLVDAFRDIPAADILFACVRHSADPRGFLGAVRRKREEMISSGKFNDLSPTDILFACLHFPKFPENYLEGKRLDRIDAFVAKNREAFSGVDGVISDLDGVDAHHGDGLSDIMISTKNAMLDSGVRGVTLTGRSFRSLATYCGKSTRMGKMSGEGNPYIFMTNSGAAAVQIDRSGDMRALDGYRSSHIGTKDDQELIRDTVVEAMWNVIRTHGLPEDVGTSLIIDAGEKGVTLYTGRMDERLNGFRYEIAAQVREKIGTLQGQGRLLGKIEASASARAVDITAMSKGAAAVRAIKLLGLTKVVLVADSVGTEKDPGNDRSMFLITQDMLIEAGIDWDVELVKVYVGKEKEVELPGGVIVSPRGNKEIDPSLAVYRAITYSRREAKDPDEDMASGVEKIMLNGKVSNRAEAREAIKKIMEDRGIFNALLYDDVLELGMGAGNGLHEKILYPRKRPGIICARMIEPGTLHMLLRVTEDFREIEHWEKNRYRNNYIKLARFLVENGIPADQPLCPHTIAYLEEGQVFMSTPRTVGELAENYFYEEEDEDILTLYPAEDDASGKILYECPETRFSLDDHYYSGVYRRVYDSALEMISDLRDAGHIGQDTMRTALKASPGDKKNGVLGLFLEEVISNAIISVAKRMEIWSGQEGEIRIRAVERDGALWIEVMDNGTGFSAEELGKVGQERFSITGSNDRGHGLLDLARIFRGIGWELDVRNRVDGPGAIVSVVVRERPAGAGDGGFQSLGAAHIDDPVFSGPEDGIQSDVDNGSGAPYMDDPGTFGHASGGMDPEEIEAGIRMFLENEHMLIEMPAEMLYSFMPKGLKETLDRGAVIRIIFDVQEKEVPFFRARRVLMEKFVLCGNSMLEAASMADTVINAAVFQAEHPDLGRKGENAIRELKKDLFAGVPDADRMVREAFRSVRETLEKGEDENAPVLERESTAISLFDKFVSSAGALLNAAHAGYKSRIAEADGVVATVSKNPKSIVLYADDILRHVAVPDLDATVRELVVKHDLLSGGRIILYVEEDTSSADILRKLISRAGFPVFRIKTVTKDDLERRNKNMDTAISQLKSLKDYAGILGAGDVLAVIRGPLSSKDVVENLASISWVLKSPVVVIGSEAGLYSMSEAIKNAIAMKNNKDAQGWLIILDPVRTIAEDIRAMYDEYLGELMALKAA, from the coding sequence ATGTTTCGCAAAATAACCGCTACATTCCTGACGTTCGTATTTACGCTGACTGGCGTTCTGCCAGGCGGAACGGCCTATGGTATTTCCGTCTGGTCAGGCGCGCAACGTGTATCCGTCAGGCGCGATATGCTTAGTATGGCGCTCGAGCATACGCGTGTGGTATACGCGGATGATGACGAGAAAAGAGCCCTCCTTGAAGCGAACGCTTCCCAGGCCATATTACTTTCACACGGCAAAGTACTTGTTTCCGCGGATCTGGAGGGTGATGAACTGGGACTTTTACGGGCGCTTATCCACGAAGAAATAGAATCCCTGATGCAGGTACTGGCGCGTAAGGACCGGAACAGGTATTCCGGGATAAAGGAACTCGTGTTCAAGTATGTACCACCAACGCCTGCGAACGTCGCTAAATACTTTCCCGCACACCGTGCGGGTTTTTCAAGGGAACGTTATCTGAACCATGTGGTAGCCCGCGTTTTCGAGCTTATACTTCTTGAGCGCGGTGGTGTGATGAAAAGAACGGAAATGAAGCCCACCGAGAAAGAGCTTATCAATTCCCTCGAAAAGGTCATAGACGCGAATAAACACAGCTATTTTACGGGAGTGTTCTGGGACCAATATCTCCGGGAGATAAGGATACGGGCCGAGATCGCCAATGGCATCACGTTCTACCAGGCCGCGGGAGAGCCTGGGGCTGATTGGCCGCAATTGCCGTACTATTTCAGGAGGCTCGATGATGGGGACCTCCTGGAGAAAATAGCCACGATACAAGAGGTCGACCATAACCTTTCATGGGAGCGACTTGGCGGGGCCGGCAACAAGGTCCTGGAAAAGATATTTGATGTATACAGGACATCGGATGAGAAAAGACTTAAGGCGGCCTGTATCGAATTGCTCGCCAAGTGGGACGGTGGTACCAGTGAAGCTGTCAGGGATGAGCTTATAAAAGTGACGGGTGATCCCATGAGCCCATCCATTTGCCGGAGCCGCGCGATATACGGACTGCTACTTTATTACGATAATGGCGGCGTGACTCGGATGGATGACAGGCTGCTCGGGAACATAAAACGCGCCGTCGCCTCAGGGGAAAGGGAAGTGGCTTTTTCCGCGATAAGTTTTATCACGGACCTTGCGTTCAAATACCCGATGGAAAATGGTCCGCAACGGGCTTTTGCGCTAAGCGTTCTTACCGGGGATCCTGTCTTCATCAAGGACCTGAATGCGGCTATGCGTTCGGATAACCTGATCGTACGCGAGCATGCGCGCAAACTGGCGTTCTTCCTCGGCCAGATAAGTATATTCAACCTCACGGACAGGGAATTGGGGATGATAATGTTCATTTATCCCCGGATATCCGAGGCGGTAATAGAAGAGATCCGGCAAAATGCTCCTTGGGAAGAAAGATCGATCGACGAAAAGGTGGAAAGATCGCATGATAGTGTGCAGGCGCAGAGCATGATCGAGACCTTGAGGAACATAGCGGCGTCCCGTGCCAACCAGGGCTCTATGCTGAGTGACGAGGATATGGAACGTATGAACGACCATCTTTCTTCCCGGGGTAAATACATCGCGCCACGGGACCTTCTGGCAAAGTTCTTTGATCACGGTAAAAGAGTAGTGTGCGTAGGGGACCATTCTAACTCGAATGATATGCATAAGCTTGTGGTAGACGTAGTGGGGTTGGTGGAGGTGTCCGGCGTGACGCACGTGGCGGTGCCGCTGCCGCAAGGCGCTGAGGGGACATTGGACGATCTTCTGCGCGGCAGGATAACGGCGCGTGAGTTCGGCCGGCGACTTAACTGGTCGTTCTCTCTCGAAGGTGAGGAGGATGTTGAGGGCGCCGAGGTCATACGGGATATGCTTGCGCCTCTTTTGGGGCTCGTGACGTTCGTTCTTTATGATAATGTGTCGGACAGCGGTATTTTGGAACTGGCCATGGATCGCAAAGTTTCCAGGATAAATAACGTTCTTAGTGAGGATAGAAGGAACAAGATAATACTATTGACCGATAAATTCGAAGTGTCCAAACAACGCTTAAGCTCTTCGGATGGGAATGCCGATTATACCCTTGTCTCAGAGCTTCTGCATGCGCTGGGGGAGGATGTGGTGGCGGCGGTCCTTGAAATGACCGAGGAGTCACTTGGCACGGACCAGGTGTTCAGCGTGAATAACCTGGCAGAATTCTACTCAAGGTTCCTCGCGGGCGTTAGTACCGCTTTTGAGACCACTGATCCCGCTGTCGCGGATATTATGGGCAAAGTAGTGTTCCTGGAGGATTATGATCACAATACGCTCGCTAATTCGCTGGATGGTATCATTATCAGGACGGACCGGGGTGAGGATGATGACGAAAAGGGTGACGATGAGGGTGGCCCGTCCGAGGCGATAACCCCTGACCTGTTCGATGAGACTGGGTCTCCCTACGCCCCCTGGTCATACGATCCCTCGCCGGGAGTATCAGGGCCTTTTGCCATCGCTAAAGGCTCTCCCGCGACGCTTTTACGGGAGCTCGCGGGTGCGGGAGTATTCGCCCCCGATAAGAGAACGCGCAAGGAGATACTGGACGGGGTAACGACGCCGAGAGGCGGGAACAATTCCGAGAGCTCGGTGGATAACGAGTTAAGGGCGCTTAAGACCGCCGGGATATTGCTGGGTAACGGTACCGACGGGTATTATCTCGCGGAACGGTTCCGAGATATCGACGTGGAGGAGTTCCTCGCGAGGAACCCGGGGCTCAATAAGGCATCGCCATCAGAAGACGATATCATGCACGCCTGGGCGGACGCACGTCTGGGCGTATGCTTTGAGGACATGGAAAGAATGAACGCTTCCGACAGGAAGATCATCATGACCGTCAAGACCATGATGTCGGAAGGACGCAGGGTCACGGTGAACGGTGTAGGACGTGAGTCGGGGGTCTCGAAACGCACGGTCTATAACCGTATCGAACGTAATCCGGACATAGCGCTCCTGATAGATGTCTCCCGTGGGCTTGAGCCGGCATCCGGGCAGTATGTAAAGGTCATGGCCGCGCTTGATATTATAAGCGTGGGGGAGGATGGCCTAGATAACAAGCGCATAGCGGAACTTGCCGGCGTGAGTCCGTCATACCTGAGCGAGCTTAAAAGAAGGTACCCCGACCTGGCGACCAGGATAAACGGCATGCTTGAACCGGAATGGATGAAAGGCATGGGTGACGTTGCCGAGGTCACGCGGTTCAAGAAACGCGGACAGTTCTCGGACAAGGAATCGGATTATCTCAGGACGATGTCCGATAAGCTCGTAGAGGAAATGATGGCCCGGGATGCGGACATGCCGCGGGATAAGGCGGTAAAGCTGGCGGGAATAGCTATGTCGGCGCTTATAAGGTACGATACCCGTTCGCTGGAAAGCCTGTCCGCGCGTTCCATAATAACCCCGACTGATGTGGCGGCCATAAGTGGCCTGAAGTCTTTTAACGCCGGCCATTTCGCGGGTACGGTGATGGAGATGCTGGATGGATATGACGGCCTGGGCATAACGAGCGACATGCAGGAAAGGCTCCTGACGCATTTTTATACGGCGGAAGAGGTCTCGGAGCTTATCGGGGAGTTCGACGAGCTCCCTGATTGGGTCGTCATGGCGGCTTGTACCTCGAACCCCTTGAGGCCTCGTACGTTCCTTAAATGGGTCTTGGCCGAGAAAGCCCGTCTGGTCGACGCATTCAGGGATATCCCGGCCGCGGACATATTATTCGCGTGTGTCAGGCACAGCGCTGATCCGAGGGGATTCCTGGGAGCTGTCCGGAGGAAAAGGGAGGAAATGATCTCGTCGGGGAAGTTCAACGATCTCTCTCCCACGGATATACTTTTCGCTTGTTTGCATTTCCCGAAGTTCCCTGAGAACTACCTGGAGGGTAAAAGATTGGACAGGATAGACGCGTTCGTAGCAAAGAACCGCGAGGCGTTTTCCGGTGTCGACGGGGTGATCTCGGATCTCGACGGGGTTGACGCCCATCACGGGGATGGCCTGAGCGATATCATGATATCGACGAAAAATGCCATGCTTGATTCAGGGGTCCGGGGAGTGACGCTAACGGGACGGTCATTCCGTTCCCTTGCGACATATTGCGGGAAAAGTACCCGGATGGGGAAGATGTCCGGGGAAGGTAATCCTTATATTTTCATGACCAATTCCGGCGCCGCCGCGGTCCAGATAGATCGCAGCGGCGATATGCGGGCCCTGGATGGGTATAGGTCCTCGCACATCGGCACAAAAGATGACCAGGAACTTATCAGGGATACTGTCGTGGAAGCCATGTGGAACGTAATAAGGACACATGGTCTTCCCGAAGATGTAGGTACGTCCCTGATCATAGATGCCGGGGAAAAAGGCGTGACGCTCTATACCGGGCGTATGGATGAGCGGCTTAACGGGTTCAGGTATGAGATAGCCGCCCAGGTCAGGGAGAAGATCGGGACGTTGCAGGGGCAGGGCCGGCTTTTAGGAAAGATTGAGGCTTCGGCTTCGGCCCGCGCCGTGGATATCACGGCCATGTCCAAAGGCGCGGCCGCCGTGCGCGCGATAAAGCTCTTGGGGCTTACGAAGGTCGTCCTTGTGGCTGATTCCGTGGGAACGGAGAAAGACCCGGGGAATGACAGGAGCATGTTCTTGATAACACAGGACATGCTGATCGAGGCGGGAATAGATTGGGACGTTGAGCTGGTAAAAGTATATGTAGGTAAAGAAAAGGAAGTGGAACTTCCTGGCGGAGTAATCGTGTCTCCGCGGGGGAATAAGGAGATAGACCCGTCCCTGGCCGTTTATCGGGCCATTACGTATTCCAGGCGGGAAGCGAAAGACCCGGACGAGGACATGGCCAGCGGTGTGGAAAAAATAATGCTTAACGGTAAAGTCTCGAATCGGGCTGAAGCGCGGGAGGCTATAAAGAAAATAATGGAGGACCGGGGCATCTTCAACGCTTTGCTTTATGACGATGTCCTGGAACTGGGCATGGGTGCCGGGAATGGACTCCATGAGAAGATACTTTATCCGCGAAAACGTCCGGGGATCATATGTGCCCGCATGATCGAACCCGGTACATTGCATATGCTTCTCAGGGTAACGGAGGATTTCAGGGAAATAGAGCATTGGGAAAAGAACCGGTACAGGAATAACTATATAAAGCTCGCGAGATTCCTTGTGGAGAACGGGATACCCGCGGACCAGCCGCTTTGCCCGCATACTATCGCTTATCTTGAAGAGGGCCAGGTGTTCATGTCCACGCCCCGGACCGTAGGGGAGCTTGCTGAGAACTATTTTTACGAAGAGGAGGACGAGGATATCCTCACGTTATACCCGGCAGAGGACGATGCCTCCGGGAAAATTCTCTATGAGTGCCCTGAGACACGGTTCTCTCTGGACGATCATTATTACAGCGGCGTTTACAGGAGGGTGTACGATTCGGCCCTGGAAATGATATCCGATCTTCGCGACGCGGGACATATCGGACAAGATACGATGAGGACAGCGTTAAAAGCTTCACCGGGAGATAAGAAGAACGGTGTCCTGGGGCTTTTCCTGGAAGAGGTGATAAGTAACGCCATTATCTCCGTGGCCAAGAGGATGGAGATCTGGTCCGGCCAGGAAGGCGAGATACGTATACGTGCCGTGGAAAGGGACGGGGCGTTATGGATAGAGGTCATGGATAATGGTACCGGGTTCAGCGCCGAGGAGCTGGGTAAGGTAGGCCAGGAACGTTTTTCCATTACGGGTTCGAATGATAGGGGACATGGCCTGCTGGATCTGGCGAGGATATTCCGCGGCATTGGTTGGGAACTGGACGTACGTAATCGTGTTGATGGCCCGGGAGCGATAGTTTCCGTGGTCGTGCGAGAAAGGCCTGCGGGAGCGGGAGATGGAGGCTTCCAGAGCCTGGGGGCGGCACATATCGATGACCCCGTGTTCTCCGGGCCGGAGGACGGGATACAGTCGGATGTGGATAACGGTTCAGGTGCGCCGTACATGGACGATCCAGGCACGTTCGGGCATGCGAGCGGAGGCATGGACCCGGAAGAAATAGAGGCGGGAATACGTATGTTCTTGGAAAACGAGCACATGTTGATAGAAATGCCGGCTGAGATGCTTTATTCCTTTATGCCGAAAGGGCTTAAAGAGACGCTGGATAGAGGCGCGGTAATAAGGATCATTTTTGATGTGCAGGAGAAAGAGGTCCCGTTCTTTCGCGCGCGGCGCGTTCTTATGGAGAAATTTGTTCTTTGCGGAAACTCCATGCTCGAGGCCGCAAGCATGGCCGACACGGTTATTAATGCCGCCGTGTTCCAGGCGGAACATCCGGATCTCGGCCGGAAAGGCGAGAATGCCATAAGGGAACTAAAGAAAGACCTTTTCGCGGGCGTGCCCGACGCGGATAGGATGGTCAGGGAAGCTTTCCGGTCTGTACGCGAGACGCTTGAAAAAGGCGAAGATGAAAATGCTCCTGTCCTGGAGAGGGAAAGCACGGCCATATCTCTGTTCGATAAGTTCGTTTCAAGTGCCGGAGCGCTATTGAATGCCGCGCATGCGGGATATAAGAGCAGAATAGCCGAGGCAGATGGTGTTGTGGCCACTGTGTCGAAAAACCCTAAAAGTATTGTTCTTTACGCGGATGACATATTGCGTCACGTTGCGGTCCCGGACCTTGACGCGACGGTGCGTGAGCTTGTGGTGAAACACGATCTTCTCTCGGGAGGGAGGATCATTCTTTACGTGGAAGAAGACACCTCGAGCGCGGATATACTGCGAAAACTCATATCCCGGGCTGGTTTCCCGGTATTCAGGATAAAAACGGTCACGAAAGACGATCTTGAGCGAAGGAACAAGAACATGGACACAGCAATATCACAGCTTAAATCGCTTAAAGACTACGCAGGTATCCTTGGTGCCGGTGATGTGCTGGCCGTCATAAGAGGGCCCCTAAGCAGTAAGGACGTAGTGGAGAATCTGGCGTCCATCTCATGGGTGCTGAAATCTCCCGTAGTGGTTATCGGCAGTGAGGCCGGTCTGTATTCCATGTCCGAAGCTATTAAGAACGCGATCGCCATGAAAAATAATAAAGATGCCCAGGGATGGCTCATTATACTGGACCCGGTTAGGACCATAGCGGAAGATATCAGGGCAATGTATGATGAATATCTTGGCGAACTTATGGCTCTAAAGGCAGCTTAA
- a CDS encoding nitroreductase family protein encodes MDLFDAISSRYCYRDGFRDEPVPRAALEKIVKAGLAAPSGKNAQTSEFVIVDDPELLGKIGEMHQIKAMHDAKAMIVCMVDREPPAVYEGHSFQVEDLAAAVMCMLLAITSLGYASVWIDGWLRRDERAERIGALLDVPESKVVRILLPIGVPETEGPRSEKRPFGERAWFNRYGT; translated from the coding sequence ATGGATCTTTTTGACGCGATAAGCTCGAGATATTGTTACCGTGACGGGTTCCGGGACGAGCCGGTCCCCCGCGCGGCTCTTGAGAAAATAGTTAAGGCCGGGCTTGCCGCGCCGTCGGGGAAGAACGCCCAGACCTCGGAGTTCGTCATAGTTGATGACCCGGAGCTTCTGGGGAAAATAGGGGAAATGCACCAGATAAAGGCCATGCATGACGCGAAGGCCATGATAGTATGTATGGTCGACAGGGAACCTCCCGCGGTATATGAAGGTCATTCTTTTCAGGTAGAGGACCTGGCGGCCGCTGTTATGTGCATGTTACTTGCTATTACCTCGCTGGGGTACGCGAGTGTCTGGATCGATGGCTGGCTCAGGCGGGATGAACGGGCGGAAAGGATAGGGGCCCTTTTAGATGTGCCTGAAAGTAAGGTTGTCCGCATCTTGCTTCCCATTGGGGTGCCCGAGACCGAAGGGCCACGCAGTGAGAAAAGACCGTTCGGGGAAAGAGCCTGGTTCAACAGATACGGTACATAA